The Pseudomonas protegens genome contains the following window.
AGCCTGCGAGGCTGCGCAAAGGCCCGCAGGGCCTTGCTTGTCGATCTACCGTCGGGCGGGTGGTGGCCTTGATATCGCCGCGTCTGTTGCACAGCCGTTCGCAGCCTGCGGCAGCGGCTACACAGGCTTCGGCTCGGCACAAAGCCGTTCGATAATCGGACGGTATTTTTTATCCCTCTTGTGTGAAATTGGAACTGAGTTCTAAATAATTGAATTTCAGCCTCCCAATAACAATCACAAGAGGATTCGCCATTGAACCCGCCACTGCGCATTGCCCTGATCGGCGTCGGCAATATGGGGCAGCAGCATTACCAGCACCTCAAGACCCTGGCCGAGGCCAGGCTGTGCGCCGTGGCCGATCCGGGGCCCCAGGCGCAAGCCATCGCCGGGCAATGGCAGGTGCCGCATTTTCGCGATCACCGGACGTTGCTCCAGGAGGTGCGACCGGATGCGGTAATCGTCGCCAATCCCAACAACCTCCATGTCAGCACCGCCCTGGATTGTCTGGCGGCAGGCGTGCCGGTGCTGCTGGAAAAACCGGTGGGCGTGAACCTGGATGAAGTGCGCGAGCTGGTGGCGGCATCGCGCACCACGGGCGTGCCGGTGCTGGTGGGCCATCATCGGCGCCACAACCCGCTGATCGCCCGGGCCCATGAACTGGTGCGCGGTGGCGCCCTGGGCCGGCTGACCACGGTCACCGCGCTCTGGCAGTTGCAAAAACCCGAGAGCTACTTCGACATCCCCTGGCGCCGCGAGGCCGGGGCCGGGATGTTGCTGACCAACCTGATCCACGACCTCGACCTGCTGCGCCACCTGTGCGGCGAAGTGCGACAAGTGCAGGCCATCACCAGCAACCGCGTGCGCGGCTACGCCAACGAGGACTGCGCCGCGGTGCTGATGCAGTTCGACAACGGCGCCCTGGGCAGCCTGACCGGTTCCGATGCGGTGGCCGCGCCCTGGAGCTGGGAGCTGGATGCCGGGGAGAACCCGGTGTATCCGCGTCAGGCCGATCAGCCGTGCTACCTGCTGGCCGGCACCGAGGGCGCGCTGAGCATTCCCCAGCTCAAGCGTTGGCATTACGCCGAGGCCGGGGCCGGTTGGCATCACCCCCTGCTGATGCAGCAGGAAGCCTTCGATCCGGGCGAGGCCCTGTGCTTGCAATTGCAGCACTTCGTCCAAGTCGCCCGCGGCGAAGTCGCGCCGCTGGTCAGCGCCGCCGATGCCGCGCGTACCCTGGCGCTGGTTGAAGCGATTCGCCAGGCCGCCGCCACGGGCCGCGCCTGCACCCCCACCCCTATTGAGTGAACGACTGATGAGTGAGCGGATTTTTTCCCTGGCCAGCCTGACCGTGCTGGAGCTGTCGCCGCCGGAGATGGTGGAGGTGGCGGCCCGTGCCGGCTACAGCCATGTCGGCCTACGCCTGGAACCGGCGACCCCGGAGGAGCATCACTTCCCGCTGGTGGCGGATGCCGGCTTGCGCCGCCAGACCCTGGCGCGCCTGCGCGATAGCGGCGTGCGGGTGCTGGATGTGGAGATCCTGCGGCTCAAGCCGCAGACCCGGGTTGGCGACTTCGAGGCGCTGCTGGCGGTGGGCGCCGAGTTTGCCGCCAGCGAGTTGCTGGTGGCGGGCAATGACCCGGATGAGGCGCGCCTGACCGACAACTTTGCCGCCTTGTGCGATCTGGCGCGGCAGTATGGCTTGCATCCCCATCTGGAGTTCATGCCCTGGACCGACGCGCGCAACCTGGAGCAGGCGCTGCGAGTGGTGGAAAACGCCGGTCGTGACAATGGCTGCGTGCTGGTGGACGCCTTCCATTTCGACCGTTCGGGTTCGCGTCTGGCGGACTTGGCCAAGGTTGATCCGGCGCGCCTGCGTTATGCACAGTTGTGCGACGTTGCCGGGCCACGTCCGGACGATATGCAGGAGATCCTGCGTCAGGCCCGTAACGAGCGGCGCTTTCCGGGGCAGGGCGACTGCGATCTGGCGGGGTTGCTCCGGTGTCTGCCGCAGCACCTGCCCCTGAGCCTGGAGATTCCCACGGTGCAGCTGCTGGAGCAGGGCGTGAGTGCCTTGCAGCGGGCGCAGATGGCGCTGGATGCAACGCGCGCGCTGCTGGCCAGGACCTGAGTCGGCGGGAGGGCTTTCGCCGGCAAGCCGGCTCCTACAAATACCCGGTAGGCGCTGGCGGACCGCGAAGCTGTGTCTTCAATCACCTTCAAGGAATGCCCATGACCCGCAGCACGCCCCTTTCCGGGATCAATCAGCCTTTCAAGGGCATTCTGCTGATCGTCCTGGCGACCTTCCTGTTCGCCAGCCACGACGCCCTGTCCAAATACCTCTCGGGGTTCTTCCCGGTGATCATGGTGGTCTGGGCCCGCTACCTGATCCATACCTTGCTGATGGCAGGGATCTTCCTGCCGCAATCCGGCCTGCGGGTGCTGCGCAGCAAGCGGCCGCTGCTGCAACTGCTGCGGGCCTTATGCCTGTTGAGCACCAGTTTGCTGTTCACTTCGGCGCTGTTGTTCATTCCCCTGGCCGAGGCCACGGCGGTCAACTTTCTCGCGCCGGTGCTGGTTACCGCGTTGTCGGTGCCCTTGCTTGGCGAGCAGGTGACCCGCGGCCAATGGCTGGCGGTGATCTGCGGCTTTGTCGGGGTGCTGATCATTGTCCATCCGGGCGGCGAGCTGTTCACGCCGGCGGTGTTGCTGCCGTTCTGCTCGGCGCTGTTCTTCTGCTTCTATCAACTGCTGACCCGCAAGCTGGCCGAGCATGACAGCCCCACCACCAGCAACTTCTTCGCCGGGCTGTGCAACACCCTGGTGATGACGGCGCTGGTGCCGTTCTTCTGGCAGACCCCCGGGTTCTTCCATGGCGTGCTGATGCTGGCGCTGGGCGCCTGTGGCATGAGCGCCCACCTGTTCCTGACCCAGGCTTTTCGCCATGCGGCGCCGGCGCTGCTAGCGCCCTTCGGCTATTGCCAGATTGTCTTTGCCGGGCTACTGGGCTGGCTGTTGTTCGGCCATACGCCGACGCTGATCACCCAGGTGGGCATCGCCGTGATCTGCCTCAGCGGGCTGGCGGCGGCCTGGCAGCAACGCCGCCGCTGAGACGATTCAGAAGCGGAAGCGCACCACCAGGTTCTGCAGGCCGGCCGCCAGGTGCGACAGCTCCTGGCTGGTGGCGTTGGTGCGCGTGGCGGCGTCGGCGCTTTCCAGGGACAGGTCGCGGATGTTCAGCAGGTTGCGGTCCACTTCACGGGCCACCTGGGCCTGTTCTTCCGAGGCACTGGCGATCACCAGGTTGCGCTCGTGGATCTGCTCCATGGCCCGGGTGATTTGCTCCAGGGCCAGCCCGGCCTGTTCGGCGATGGACAGGGTCTGGGCCACCCGCTGGCTGTTGCCGTGCATGGACTGCACCACGCTGTCGGTGTCGCCCTGGACCCGGCCGATCATCTGTTCGATTTCCTGGGTCGACTGCTGGGTGCGATGGGCCAGGGCCCGCACTTCGTCTGCCACCACGGCAAAACCACGGCCGGCTTCCCCTGCCCGCGCGGCCTCGATGGCGGCGTTCAGGGCCAGCAGGTTGGTCTGTTCGGCAATGGCGCGGATCACGTCCAGCACCTTGCCGATTTCCCGTGACTGCTCGGCCAGGGTCTGCACTTGCTGCAGAGCGGTGCCGACATCGCTGCTCATGGCCTGGATCGAATCCAGGGTCTCGATCACCCGGGCCTGCCCCTGGGTCGCCTGGGTGGTGGACTGGCGAGTGGTGTCGGAGGTGGACACCGCGTTGCGCGCCACTTCCTCGACGGCCGCGGTCATCTCGTTGACGGCTGTGGCGGCTTGCTCGATTTCGTTGTGTTGCTGCTGCAGGCGGCTGGAGTCCTGGTGGGTGCTCTGGCTCATCTGTTGCGCGGCGGCGGCCAGTTGGGTCGAGGTGCTGCTGATCAGTTGCAGGGTTTCCCGTAGGCTGGCCTGCATGCTGGCCAGGGCCTTGAGCAGGCGCGCGGTTTCATCGCGGCCCTCGCTGTGGATCGGTCGGCCCAGATCGCCGGCGGCCACTTGCTCGGCCACGCCCACGGCCTGGCGGATGGGCACGACGATGCTGCGAATCAACAGCCAGGCCAGGCACAGGGTCAGCAGGGCGACGGCGATCAGGGCGCCGATCACCGTGATTTTTACCTGGGTGTACAGCGCGTCGGCGTGCTGGGCCGACTGGCTGACTTCCTCGGCGGTCAGGTTCATCAGTTCGGCGAACTGGTCGCCGGTCTGGGTCGAGTAATCCTGGATCTTGCCGTTGAGCAGGGCCGTCATCTCGCTGCTGCGATTGTCCTGGGACAGGGCTTCGTACTGGGCCAGGGCCTGTTGGTAGCTTTTTACCGTGGCAAGGAATGTCTGGTATTGCGCCCGGTTGTGATCGCCCACCAGCGGCGCGAACC
Protein-coding sequences here:
- a CDS encoding DMT family transporter, with product MTRSTPLSGINQPFKGILLIVLATFLFASHDALSKYLSGFFPVIMVVWARYLIHTLLMAGIFLPQSGLRVLRSKRPLLQLLRALCLLSTSLLFTSALLFIPLAEATAVNFLAPVLVTALSVPLLGEQVTRGQWLAVICGFVGVLIIVHPGGELFTPAVLLPFCSALFFCFYQLLTRKLAEHDSPTTSNFFAGLCNTLVMTALVPFFWQTPGFFHGVLMLALGACGMSAHLFLTQAFRHAAPALLAPFGYCQIVFAGLLGWLLFGHTPTLITQVGIAVICLSGLAAAWQQRRR
- a CDS encoding methyl-accepting chemotaxis protein, with the translated sequence MQASLRETLQLISSTSTQLAAAAQQMSQSTHQDSSRLQQQHNEIEQAATAVNEMTAAVEEVARNAVSTSDTTRQSTTQATQGQARVIETLDSIQAMSSDVGTALQQVQTLAEQSREIGKVLDVIRAIAEQTNLLALNAAIEAARAGEAGRGFAVVADEVRALAHRTQQSTQEIEQMIGRVQGDTDSVVQSMHGNSQRVAQTLSIAEQAGLALEQITRAMEQIHERNLVIASASEEQAQVAREVDRNLLNIRDLSLESADAATRTNATSQELSHLAAGLQNLVVRFRF
- a CDS encoding sugar phosphate isomerase/epimerase family protein, which gives rise to MSERIFSLASLTVLELSPPEMVEVAARAGYSHVGLRLEPATPEEHHFPLVADAGLRRQTLARLRDSGVRVLDVEILRLKPQTRVGDFEALLAVGAEFAASELLVAGNDPDEARLTDNFAALCDLARQYGLHPHLEFMPWTDARNLEQALRVVENAGRDNGCVLVDAFHFDRSGSRLADLAKVDPARLRYAQLCDVAGPRPDDMQEILRQARNERRFPGQGDCDLAGLLRCLPQHLPLSLEIPTVQLLEQGVSALQRAQMALDATRALLART
- a CDS encoding Gfo/Idh/MocA family protein gives rise to the protein MNPPLRIALIGVGNMGQQHYQHLKTLAEARLCAVADPGPQAQAIAGQWQVPHFRDHRTLLQEVRPDAVIVANPNNLHVSTALDCLAAGVPVLLEKPVGVNLDEVRELVAASRTTGVPVLVGHHRRHNPLIARAHELVRGGALGRLTTVTALWQLQKPESYFDIPWRREAGAGMLLTNLIHDLDLLRHLCGEVRQVQAITSNRVRGYANEDCAAVLMQFDNGALGSLTGSDAVAAPWSWELDAGENPVYPRQADQPCYLLAGTEGALSIPQLKRWHYAEAGAGWHHPLLMQQEAFDPGEALCLQLQHFVQVARGEVAPLVSAADAARTLALVEAIRQAAATGRACTPTPIE